One Streptomyces sp. NBC_01217 genomic region harbors:
- a CDS encoding N-acetylmuramoyl-L-alanine amidase, which yields MRAFLASSIGVTCAAVLVLPLAAPAGAVPDTRTAPAESAEPSDAAGSTQSLAMSPLPAPSGRTTESTESAEQGLPEREVDPFSLVGVVWDDAGAELHGTVQVRTRAIGTTRWSDWQSLETHNAEHGADPGTAERESGTVRGSTAPLWVGASDGVAVRVRPETTDPQDRGAPAVPLPTGLRLELVDPGEDPQRLPAAGAEAAEAAGDVRPVGDAKDDRTGALDESVLPALSKAETEALAEEEARLAPGAQPFIGPRPGIITRKGWGADEKLRERTFVYTKSVKAAFIHHSATGNNYTCSQAPSVLRGIYRYHVKSSGWRDIGYNFAVDKCGNIYEGRAGGVTKAVLGAHTLGFNSNTMGIAVLGTFTSSNPPAAAVNAIAKLTAWKLGLFGADPRGKTTLVSAGSNKYKKGKKVKLNVISGHRDGYVTECPGARLYVKLGSARTSSAQLQGR from the coding sequence ATGCGTGCCTTCCTTGCATCCTCGATCGGTGTCACCTGCGCGGCGGTTCTCGTACTGCCGCTGGCCGCGCCCGCGGGCGCCGTCCCCGACACCCGCACCGCCCCCGCCGAGTCCGCCGAGCCCTCCGATGCGGCGGGCTCGACGCAGTCCCTGGCGATGTCGCCGCTGCCGGCGCCGTCCGGCCGGACCACCGAGTCCACCGAGTCCGCCGAGCAGGGCCTGCCCGAACGTGAGGTCGACCCCTTCTCCCTGGTCGGCGTCGTCTGGGATGACGCCGGCGCCGAGCTCCACGGCACCGTCCAGGTCCGCACCCGCGCCATCGGCACCACCCGCTGGTCGGACTGGCAGTCCCTGGAGACGCACAACGCCGAGCACGGCGCCGACCCCGGGACCGCCGAGCGCGAGTCCGGCACCGTCCGCGGCTCCACCGCCCCGCTCTGGGTCGGCGCCTCGGACGGCGTCGCGGTCCGCGTACGCCCGGAGACCACCGACCCGCAGGACCGCGGCGCCCCCGCCGTACCGCTGCCCACCGGTCTGCGCCTGGAACTCGTCGACCCCGGAGAGGACCCGCAGCGGCTGCCCGCAGCAGGCGCCGAGGCGGCCGAGGCGGCCGGGGATGTCCGGCCCGTCGGGGACGCCAAGGACGATCGCACCGGCGCGCTCGACGAGAGCGTGCTCCCCGCCCTGAGCAAGGCCGAGACCGAGGCGCTCGCCGAGGAGGAGGCCCGGCTCGCGCCCGGCGCCCAGCCGTTCATCGGACCCCGGCCGGGCATCATCACCCGCAAGGGCTGGGGCGCCGACGAGAAGCTCAGGGAGCGCACCTTCGTGTATACCAAGAGCGTCAAGGCCGCGTTCATCCACCACAGCGCCACGGGCAACAACTACACGTGCTCCCAGGCGCCCTCGGTCCTGCGCGGCATCTACCGCTACCACGTCAAGAGCAGCGGCTGGCGCGACATCGGCTACAACTTCGCCGTCGACAAGTGCGGAAACATCTACGAAGGACGTGCGGGAGGCGTGACGAAGGCAGTCCTCGGAGCCCACACCCTCGGCTTCAACAGCAACACCATGGGCATCGCGGTGCTCGGAACCTTCACCAGCTCCAACCCGCCCGCCGCCGCGGTGAACGCCATCGCGAAGCTCACCGCCTGGAAGCTCGGCCTGTTCGGGGCCGACCCGCGCGGCAAGACCACGCTCGTCTCCGCCGGAAGCAACAAGTACAAGAAGGGCAAGAAGGTCAAACTCAACGTCATCTCCGGCCACAGGGACGGCTATGTGACCGAATGCCCCGGGGCGCGGCTCTACGTGAAACTGGGCTCGGCCCGGACCAGCTCCGCCCAACTGCAGGGACGCTGA
- a CDS encoding TIGR03089 family protein has translation MNATDRTPADLLRSALAADPARPLVTFYDDATGERVELSVATFANWVAKTANLLQGDLAAEPGDRLALLLPAHWQSAVWLLACSSVGVIADVQGDPAGADLVVSGPDTLEAARACRGERVALALRPLGGRFPQAPEGFADYAVEVPSQGDRFTPFAPVDPDAPALAVGGGELTAAQLVARAREDASALGLTAGSRLLTGRTYDSWEGLSAGLFAPLASGGSVVLCRHLGQLGEDGLAKRVESERVTNTAV, from the coding sequence ATGAACGCCACCGACCGCACCCCCGCCGACCTGCTGCGTTCCGCGCTCGCCGCGGACCCGGCCCGCCCCTTGGTCACTTTCTACGACGACGCCACCGGAGAACGCGTCGAACTGTCGGTGGCCACCTTCGCCAATTGGGTGGCCAAGACCGCCAACCTTCTGCAGGGCGACCTCGCCGCGGAACCCGGCGACCGGCTCGCCCTTCTGCTGCCCGCGCACTGGCAGTCCGCGGTCTGGCTGCTCGCCTGCTCCTCGGTCGGCGTGATCGCCGATGTGCAGGGCGACCCGGCCGGTGCCGACCTCGTCGTCAGCGGCCCGGACACGTTGGAGGCCGCGCGCGCCTGCCGCGGCGAGCGGGTCGCCCTGGCACTGCGCCCGCTGGGCGGCAGGTTCCCGCAGGCTCCCGAGGGCTTCGCGGACTACGCGGTCGAGGTGCCGAGCCAGGGCGACCGCTTCACCCCGTTCGCACCCGTGGACCCGGACGCTCCCGCACTGGCGGTGGGCGGCGGCGAGCTGACTGCCGCGCAACTGGTGGCGCGGGCCCGCGAGGATGCGTCCGCTCTCGGCCTGACCGCCGGGTCGCGGCTGCTGACGGGGCGTACGTACGACAGCTGGGAGGGCCTGAGCGCGGGGCTGTTCGCGCCGCTGGCCTCCGGGGGGTCCGTGGTCCTGTGCCGGCACCTGGGGCAGCTGGGCGAGGACGGCCTGGCGAAGCGCGTCGAGAGTGAACGGGTCACCAACACCGCGGTTTGA
- a CDS encoding glycosyltransferase family 2 protein, whose protein sequence is MSAAQHPAVSVIMPVLNEERHLRNSVRHILEQEYAGEMEVVIALGPSTDRTDEIAAELVREDPRVHTVPNPTGRTPAALNAAIKASSHPIVVRVDGHGMLSPNYIATAVRLLEETGAQNVGGIMHAEGENAWEDAVAAAMTSRIGVGNAAFHTGGQAGPAETVYLGVFRREALEKADGYNVEFIRAQDWELNFRIREAGGLIWFSPELKVQYRPRPSIRALAKQYKDYGRWRHVVARYHSGSINLRYLAPPTAVCAIAAGLVLGAALTPWAFVVPAGYAAAIVAGSVPAGKGLSLKARAQIPVALATMHMAWGYGFLTSPRSLAKKVIASRRPAVTV, encoded by the coding sequence ATGTCTGCCGCGCAGCACCCCGCCGTCTCCGTGATCATGCCGGTGCTCAATGAGGAACGTCATCTCAGGAACTCCGTCCGGCACATCCTGGAGCAGGAGTACGCAGGTGAGATGGAGGTGGTGATCGCGCTCGGCCCCTCCACGGACCGTACCGACGAGATCGCCGCGGAGCTGGTACGGGAGGACCCCCGGGTCCACACCGTCCCGAACCCGACCGGCCGCACCCCGGCCGCCCTCAACGCCGCGATCAAGGCTTCCAGCCACCCCATAGTCGTGCGGGTCGACGGTCACGGCATGCTCTCGCCGAACTACATCGCGACCGCCGTCCGCCTCCTGGAGGAGACCGGCGCGCAGAACGTCGGCGGCATCATGCACGCCGAGGGCGAGAACGCCTGGGAGGACGCCGTCGCCGCGGCCATGACGTCGAGGATCGGCGTCGGCAACGCGGCCTTCCACACCGGAGGCCAGGCAGGACCGGCGGAGACCGTGTATCTCGGTGTCTTTCGCCGGGAGGCCCTGGAGAAGGCCGACGGCTACAACGTGGAGTTCATCCGCGCCCAGGACTGGGAGCTGAACTTCCGCATCCGCGAGGCGGGCGGTCTGATCTGGTTCTCACCGGAGCTGAAGGTGCAGTACCGTCCGCGGCCCTCCATCAGGGCACTCGCCAAGCAGTACAAGGACTACGGCCGCTGGCGGCACGTCGTCGCCCGCTACCACTCCGGCTCGATCAACCTGCGCTACCTGGCTCCGCCCACCGCCGTCTGCGCGATCGCGGCGGGCCTCGTGCTCGGTGCGGCGCTCACTCCATGGGCGTTCGTCGTCCCCGCCGGATACGCCGCGGCGATCGTCGCCGGGTCCGTACCCGCCGGCAAGGGCCTGTCGCTGAAGGCGCGGGCACAGATCCCGGTGGCCCTCGCGACCATGCACATGGCGTGGGGGTACGGCTTCCTGACCAGCCCGCGTTCGCTGGCGAAGAAGGTCATCGCCAGCCGGCGCCCGGCCGTCACCGTGTAG
- a CDS encoding DNA-3-methyladenine glycosylase family protein, whose protein sequence is MAGRFAPRSAPRAAIPHQTAATAAADALTRDWTPPGPLDLRLVLGPLRRGPADPTFRMTRDGAVWRTGRTPAGPGTLRVTARGGRIEAAAWGAGAPWLLDRLPTLLGAQDDPDAFSPRHRLLALTRHSRPGLRLLRTGLVMESLIPSILEQKVTTDEAYRAWRHLVRKHGTPAPGPSDHAAFNALGLHVMPDARTWSLIPSWEWHRAGVDAKRSATILRAVRVARRLEEAAAMELPEAMARLELIPGIGPWTSAETLQRSNGAADAVTVGDLHLPGIVGHALAGNRDADDEEMLALLAPYEGQRHRATRLILLSGHTPPRRAPRMPRGDIAAL, encoded by the coding sequence GTGGCAGGACGATTCGCACCCCGCAGCGCTCCTCGCGCGGCCATCCCGCACCAGACGGCGGCCACGGCGGCGGCGGACGCGCTGACCCGCGACTGGACCCCGCCCGGCCCGCTCGATCTGCGCCTGGTCCTCGGCCCGCTGCGCCGCGGCCCCGCCGACCCCACCTTCCGGATGACCCGGGACGGCGCCGTCTGGCGGACCGGCCGCACACCCGCGGGCCCCGGCACCCTGCGCGTCACGGCCCGGGGCGGCCGGATCGAGGCGGCGGCCTGGGGAGCCGGCGCCCCCTGGCTGCTGGACCGGCTCCCGACGCTGCTCGGCGCGCAGGACGACCCGGACGCCTTCAGCCCGCGCCACCGGCTGCTCGCCCTGACCCGGCACAGCCGCCCCGGCCTGCGCCTGCTGCGCACCGGGCTGGTCATGGAGTCCCTGATCCCGTCGATCCTCGAACAGAAGGTCACCACGGACGAGGCCTACCGCGCCTGGCGTCATCTGGTCCGTAAACACGGCACCCCGGCGCCCGGTCCCTCGGACCACGCCGCGTTCAACGCTCTCGGCCTGCACGTCATGCCGGACGCCCGCACCTGGTCCCTGATCCCGTCCTGGGAATGGCACCGCGCGGGCGTCGACGCCAAACGCTCGGCCACGATCCTGCGCGCGGTACGCGTGGCCCGCCGCCTGGAGGAGGCGGCCGCCATGGAGCTCCCGGAGGCCATGGCCCGTCTGGAACTGATCCCCGGCATCGGCCCCTGGACCTCGGCCGAGACCCTGCAGCGCTCGAACGGCGCGGCGGACGCGGTCACGGTCGGCGACCTCCACCTCCCCGGCATCGTCGGCCACGCCCTGGCAGGCAACAGAGACGCCGACGACGAGGAAATGCTGGCCCTCCTGGCCCCCTACGAGGGCCAGCGCCACCGGGCCACCCGCCTCATCCTGCTGTCGGGCCACACCCCGCCCCGCCGGGCCCCGCGCATGCCCCGGGGCGACATCGCCGCCCTGTAA
- a CDS encoding LCP family protein, with protein sequence MDAQSRGRADEIDPADQWVLNPHTGDYELRLNHSGGDSAGTSQPPKPRVPRRREPVRESSGERRGPARDGHGSAPRREVPGQRGRRSANGPRGQEGPGRGESAGRRSRKAPKARRKKALLWTGGVMAFVLVGLSVGGYALYQHFNGNLNTVDIGSAGNKNVVSNAPLNILIIGTDKRTGKGNEGYGDKGSTGHADTNILFHVSKDRTNATALSIPRDLITDIPECTSKQPDGSDKVIPGTDNTRFNVSLGQDGRDPGCTMRTVEEITGLRPDHFMMVDFNAVKELSTAVGGVKVCLAHPVKDPKSHLDLPKGESTIQGEDALAFVRTRHSFGNQSDLDRIKVQQQFIGSMIRQMQSDDTLTSPTKMFKLADAATKALTVDSGIGSVKKLTSLAQELGKVNTKNVTFVTVPVLDNPAEKIKATVVVDTAKADPLFAMMREDTSLTEVKAQKQAAKSKQDALLKGTKAAAADVRVDVYNGGEIAGAAQTTVTWLQNDQGVLKSTNKANAPAKIDKTTLEYAPNQADQARALAAMMGLPGSALKQGTTDAEGLQAMVLTLGADFKGAGIPLTGPAKVPDGIQQANADKAECAK encoded by the coding sequence GTGGATGCGCAAAGCCGTGGGCGGGCCGATGAAATCGACCCGGCAGACCAGTGGGTTCTCAACCCGCATACCGGCGATTACGAACTGCGACTGAATCATTCCGGAGGGGATTCGGCCGGCACTTCGCAGCCGCCGAAACCGCGTGTCCCCCGTCGCAGGGAGCCGGTACGCGAGAGCAGTGGCGAGCGCAGGGGGCCGGCCCGTGACGGACACGGCTCCGCCCCGCGCCGCGAGGTGCCGGGACAGCGCGGCCGCCGTTCCGCCAATGGCCCGCGCGGCCAGGAGGGCCCCGGCCGCGGCGAGAGCGCAGGACGCCGCAGCCGCAAGGCCCCCAAGGCGCGCCGCAAGAAGGCGCTGCTGTGGACGGGCGGCGTGATGGCCTTCGTACTGGTCGGCCTGTCGGTGGGCGGGTACGCGCTGTACCAGCACTTCAACGGCAACCTGAACACCGTCGACATCGGCAGCGCCGGGAACAAGAACGTCGTCAGCAACGCCCCGCTCAACATCCTGATCATCGGCACCGACAAGCGCACCGGTAAGGGCAACGAGGGCTACGGCGACAAGGGCAGCACCGGCCACGCCGACACCAACATCCTCTTCCACGTCTCCAAGGACCGCACCAACGCGACGGCGCTCAGCATCCCCCGCGACCTGATCACCGACATCCCGGAGTGCACCAGCAAGCAGCCGGACGGCTCGGACAAGGTCATTCCGGGGACGGACAACACCCGCTTCAACGTCAGCCTCGGCCAGGACGGCCGCGACCCGGGCTGCACCATGCGTACGGTCGAGGAGATCACCGGCCTGCGGCCCGATCACTTCATGATGGTCGACTTCAACGCGGTGAAGGAGCTGTCCACGGCGGTCGGCGGCGTCAAGGTCTGCCTGGCACATCCGGTCAAGGACCCCAAGTCGCACCTCGACCTCCCGAAGGGCGAGAGCACGATCCAGGGCGAGGACGCGCTGGCGTTCGTACGTACCCGGCACAGCTTCGGCAATCAGAGCGACCTGGACCGGATCAAGGTCCAGCAGCAGTTCATCGGCTCGATGATCCGGCAGATGCAGTCGGACGACACCCTGACCAGCCCGACCAAGATGTTCAAGCTGGCGGACGCGGCGACCAAGGCGCTCACCGTCGACTCCGGCATCGGCTCGGTGAAGAAGCTGACGTCGCTGGCCCAGGAGCTCGGCAAGGTCAACACCAAGAACGTCACCTTCGTGACGGTGCCGGTGCTGGACAACCCGGCAGAGAAGATAAAGGCGACCGTCGTAGTGGACACGGCCAAGGCCGACCCGCTGTTCGCCATGATGCGCGAGGACACCTCGCTGACCGAGGTGAAGGCGCAGAAGCAGGCCGCGAAGAGCAAGCAGGACGCGCTCCTCAAGGGCACCAAGGCCGCCGCGGCCGATGTCCGCGTCGATGTGTACAACGGCGGCGAGATCGCCGGTGCCGCCCAGACGACCGTCACCTGGCTGCAGAACGACCAGGGCGTGCTCAAGTCCACGAACAAGGCCAACGCCCCGGCGAAGATCGACAAGACGACACTGGAGTACGCGCCGAACCAGGCGGACCAGGCCCGCGCCCTGGCCGCCATGATGGGCCTGCCCGGCTCGGCCCTGAAGCAGGGCACCACGGACGCCGAGGGGCTCCAGGCGATGGTGCTGACGCTCGGCGCCGACTTCAAGGGCGCGGGCATTCCCCTCACGGGGCCGGCAAAGGTGCCGGACGGTATTCAGCAGGCAAACGCCGACAAGGCAGAGTGCGCCAAGTGA
- a CDS encoding LCP family glycopolymer transferase produces the protein MRFSRLLLRPAAPARRRTRRMDADVSESAGPPDDSDDSAADEGRPRDGDGSGAAPEPLGGHRRRWLRWTALGVSLVVLAAAGAGWWLYRKLDGNIRTDTSAAAELKTYERERPASVVHDAENILLIGSDSRAGDNREYGRDDGGSQRSDTTILLHLAADRKSVTAMSLPRDLMVEIPVCHKADGTTTKKQFAQFNWAFEFGGTACTIRTVEKMTGIRIDHQMVVDFNGFKDMVDAVHGVEVCLKKPVDDTAAHLKLPAGRQKLNGEQALGYVRARKSIGDGSDTERMDRQQQFLGALVNKVQSNGVLLNPTRLYPVLDAATKALTTDPGLDSLKDLYELVRGLRDVPTDKVQFLTVPRQPYTADPNRDELVQPDAKRLFKRLRDDTPVAVVPADVFKRDGGGSDGKNNDATDTPGAAGPSPTPTYSGNNAAADLCKQ, from the coding sequence GTGAGGTTCAGCCGTCTACTTCTGCGACCGGCGGCCCCAGCGCGCCGCCGAACGCGAAGGATGGACGCAGACGTGAGCGAAAGCGCCGGCCCGCCGGACGACTCCGACGACTCGGCCGCGGACGAGGGCAGGCCGCGGGACGGAGATGGTTCCGGCGCCGCCCCCGAGCCCCTCGGCGGGCACCGGCGCCGCTGGCTGCGCTGGACCGCGCTCGGCGTCTCGCTCGTCGTCCTGGCCGCCGCGGGCGCGGGCTGGTGGCTGTACCGGAAGCTCGACGGCAACATCAGGACCGATACCTCGGCGGCCGCCGAACTCAAGACGTACGAGCGGGAGCGGCCCGCATCCGTGGTGCACGACGCGGAGAACATTCTGCTCATCGGCTCCGACAGCCGGGCCGGTGACAACCGTGAGTACGGCCGTGACGACGGCGGCAGCCAGCGTTCGGACACCACGATCCTGCTGCACCTGGCCGCGGACCGCAAAAGCGTCACCGCCATGTCGCTTCCGCGTGATCTGATGGTGGAGATCCCGGTCTGCCACAAAGCGGACGGTACGACCACGAAGAAACAATTCGCCCAGTTCAACTGGGCCTTCGAATTCGGCGGCACCGCCTGCACGATCCGTACGGTCGAGAAGATGACCGGTATCCGGATCGACCACCAGATGGTCGTCGACTTCAACGGCTTCAAGGACATGGTCGACGCCGTGCACGGCGTCGAGGTCTGCCTCAAGAAGCCGGTCGACGACACCGCCGCCCATCTGAAACTCCCCGCAGGGCGCCAGAAGCTCAACGGCGAGCAGGCGCTGGGATACGTACGGGCCCGCAAGTCCATCGGCGACGGCAGCGACACCGAACGGATGGACCGCCAGCAGCAGTTCCTGGGCGCGCTGGTGAACAAGGTGCAGAGCAACGGCGTCCTGCTCAATCCGACCCGCCTCTACCCGGTGCTCGACGCGGCCACCAAGGCGCTGACCACGGACCCGGGCCTGGACAGCCTCAAGGACCTGTACGAGCTGGTGCGCGGCCTGCGCGACGTACCGACCGACAAGGTGCAGTTCCTGACCGTGCCCCGGCAGCCTTACACCGCCGACCCGAACCGGGACGAACTCGTCCAGCCCGATGCGAAACGGCTCTTCAAGCGGCTGCGCGACGACACCCCGGTGGCCGTGGTCCCGGCGGACGTGTTCAAGCGCGACGGCGGCGGGAGCGACGGGAAAAACAATGACGCGACCGATACGCCGGGGGCCGCGGGCCCCAGCCCCACACCGACCTATTCGGGCAACAACGCCGCGGCCGACCTGTGCAAGCAGTAA
- a CDS encoding NDP-sugar synthase, which yields MTEAREAILLAGGKGTRLRPLTVHTPKPMVPAAGVPFLTHQLARARAAGVEHIVLATSYLAEVFEPYFGDGSSLGLHIEYVTEREPLGTGGAIRNVASRLTAGPDEPVLIFNGDILTGLDIRALVASHTTSGADVSLHLTRVEDPRAFGLVPTDGSGRVTAFLEKPQTPEEIVTDQINAGAYIFRRSVIDTIPADRPVSVERETFPGLLVSGAHLQGMVDSTYWLDLGTPHAFVRGSADLVLGHAPSPAVPGRCGERLVLPTASVAADAKLSGGTVIGEGAVIGEGARIDGSAVLAGAVVEPGAVITDSLVGAGARIGSRTVLAGAVIGDGARVGADNELRDGIRIWCGAVLPDAAVRFSSDE from the coding sequence GTGACAGAGGCAAGAGAAGCGATCCTCCTGGCCGGCGGCAAGGGAACCAGGCTGCGCCCGCTCACGGTGCACACGCCCAAGCCGATGGTTCCGGCGGCGGGGGTCCCGTTCCTCACGCACCAGCTGGCACGCGCCCGGGCCGCCGGGGTCGAGCACATCGTGCTCGCGACGTCCTATCTGGCGGAGGTCTTCGAACCGTACTTCGGGGACGGTTCGTCGCTCGGCCTCCACATCGAGTACGTCACCGAACGCGAACCGCTCGGCACCGGCGGAGCGATACGCAACGTCGCGTCCCGGCTCACCGCGGGACCCGACGAACCGGTGCTCATCTTCAACGGCGACATCCTCACCGGCCTCGACATCCGGGCACTGGTCGCCTCGCACACCACCTCCGGCGCGGACGTCTCCCTCCACCTCACCCGCGTCGAGGACCCGCGCGCCTTCGGTCTCGTACCGACGGACGGCAGCGGCAGGGTCACCGCGTTCCTGGAGAAGCCCCAGACGCCCGAGGAGATCGTCACCGACCAGATCAACGCGGGGGCGTACATCTTCCGCCGGTCGGTCATCGACACCATCCCGGCGGACCGGCCGGTCTCCGTCGAGCGCGAGACCTTCCCCGGACTGCTCGTCTCCGGTGCGCATCTGCAGGGCATGGTCGACTCCACGTACTGGCTGGACCTCGGCACCCCGCATGCCTTCGTACGCGGCTCCGCCGACCTGGTGCTCGGCCACGCCCCGTCCCCGGCCGTCCCGGGCCGGTGCGGCGAGCGGCTGGTCCTGCCGACGGCCTCCGTGGCCGCCGACGCCAAGCTCAGCGGCGGCACGGTCATAGGCGAGGGCGCCGTGATCGGCGAAGGGGCCCGGATCGACGGCTCCGCGGTGCTGGCCGGCGCGGTCGTCGAACCGGGAGCCGTGATCACCGACTCGCTGGTCGGAGCCGGTGCCAGGATCGGCAGCCGTACGGTGCTGGCCGGCGCGGTCATCGGGGACGGGGCCCGGGTCGGCGCCGACAACGAACTGCGCGACGGCATCCGCATCTGGTGCGGGGCGGTCCTGCCGGACGCCGCGGTGCGCTTCTCGTCCGACGAATAG
- a CDS encoding LCP family protein: MGRSSTPGEGTRPRVRHAGQLGWDDGLYEDAPKTEPDSGASRRRSAPADSGHRRGGPKKRGKKGKRRALRWVAAVVALLILGGAGAGYAYYQHLNGNLKKEDLNIGDKKMADHKANSAGQTPLNILLIGSDARDSKENQKLGGAKDTFGAPPLADVQMLLHLSADRSNMSVISMPRDTLLKIPKCTDPKTGRVYPATTGLAMTNETLGRGGPGCTVATWYELTGITIDHFMMIDFAGVVSMADAIGGVPVCVKGNVYSHTRDGKGSGLKLEKGTTKIKGKQALQWLRTRYGFEDGTDLGRTHAQHMYMNSMVRELRKGTKLTDPGKLMGLAEAATSALTVDKGLDSVKKLYDLADELKKAPTGRITMTTMPNVYGTGVNNGRVLPKPVDADQLFQMVRDDVPLDGKASKRKAPAAKEPTSPDAEIPVSVRNGTRTETEYPVKGRASAVQELLAAKGFTQAAIDAQNTDAAVRTGVLFPSVDMEGNAQAVAKALGIPLTAVKKSTAVSGITLTVGADWRESGDYKAPSAEEKTPDSARALNGDDEGACMDIQPGFGF; the protein is encoded by the coding sequence GTGGGACGGAGCAGTACGCCCGGGGAGGGGACGCGACCACGCGTCCGGCACGCCGGTCAACTCGGCTGGGACGACGGGCTCTACGAGGACGCGCCGAAGACGGAACCGGACTCCGGCGCGTCCCGCCGGCGGTCCGCCCCGGCGGACAGCGGCCATCGGCGCGGCGGTCCGAAGAAGCGAGGCAAGAAGGGCAAGCGCCGGGCACTGCGCTGGGTCGCCGCCGTTGTCGCGCTGCTCATACTCGGCGGCGCGGGAGCCGGATACGCCTACTACCAGCACCTCAACGGGAACCTCAAGAAAGAGGACCTGAACATCGGCGACAAGAAGATGGCCGACCACAAGGCCAATTCCGCCGGTCAGACCCCGCTGAACATCCTGCTCATCGGCTCGGACGCACGGGACTCCAAGGAGAACCAGAAGCTCGGCGGGGCCAAGGACACCTTCGGGGCGCCGCCGCTGGCCGATGTGCAGATGCTGCTCCATCTCTCCGCCGACCGCAGCAACATGTCGGTGATCAGCATGCCGCGCGACACGCTGCTGAAGATCCCGAAGTGCACCGACCCGAAGACGGGGCGCGTCTACCCCGCCACCACCGGTCTGGCGATGACCAACGAGACGCTCGGCCGCGGCGGTCCCGGATGCACCGTGGCCACCTGGTACGAGCTGACCGGCATCACCATCGACCACTTCATGATGATCGACTTCGCCGGTGTGGTCTCGATGGCCGACGCGATCGGCGGCGTCCCGGTCTGCGTCAAGGGCAACGTCTACTCCCACACGAGGGACGGCAAGGGCTCCGGGCTGAAGCTGGAGAAGGGCACCACCAAGATCAAGGGCAAGCAGGCCCTGCAGTGGCTGCGTACCCGCTACGGCTTCGAGGACGGCACGGACCTCGGCCGCACCCACGCCCAGCACATGTACATGAACTCGATGGTCCGTGAGCTGCGCAAGGGCACCAAGCTCACCGACCCGGGCAAGCTGATGGGCCTTGCCGAGGCGGCGACGAGCGCGCTGACGGTCGACAAGGGCCTCGACTCGGTCAAGAAGCTGTACGACCTCGCGGACGAGCTCAAGAAGGCGCCCACCGGGCGCATCACGATGACGACGATGCCGAACGTCTACGGAACGGGAGTGAACAACGGCCGGGTGCTCCCCAAGCCCGTCGACGCCGATCAGCTGTTCCAGATGGTCCGCGACGACGTCCCGCTCGACGGCAAGGCGTCCAAGCGCAAGGCCCCGGCCGCCAAGGAGCCCACCTCGCCCGACGCCGAGATCCCGGTCAGCGTCCGCAACGGAACCCGTACCGAGACCGAGTACCCGGTCAAGGGCCGCGCCTCGGCGGTCCAGGAGCTGCTGGCCGCGAAGGGCTTCACCCAGGCCGCGATCGACGCGCAGAACACCGATGCGGCGGTACGGACCGGGGTGCTCTTCCCCAGCGTCGACATGGAGGGCAACGCCCAGGCCGTGGCCAAGGCGCTCGGCATCCCGCTGACGGCTGTGAAGAAGTCGACCGCCGTCTCGGGCATCACCCTGACCGTGGGGGCCGACTGGCGCGAGAGCGGGGACTACAAGGCGCCCAGCGCCGAGGAGAAGACCCCTGACAGCGCGCGCGCCCTCAACGGCGACGACGAAGGGGCCTGTATGGACATCCAGCCGGGCTTCGGCTTTTAA